A stretch of Lathyrus oleraceus cultivar Zhongwan6 chromosome 6, CAAS_Psat_ZW6_1.0, whole genome shotgun sequence DNA encodes these proteins:
- the LOC127093227 gene encoding uncharacterized protein LOC127093227 isoform X1 — translation MATKSRFDSSPAVKGAFSNEQRGNLTNVDTDRSASFRDGNDRQMFISDTSMLRGSSTSSLYSDPVAQDLKLDPITTGGPKYTSLNDLKRFLRISSGNTVEDCAFRTGNPKSRIPADPEELKRFKARLQEASARTSYGSKRLDESVHKLNKYWEAVNSKKQFQNDGLPNERTSVSHLSNMGIQSHQSITELANKKPEDGPKKIIPDTQVGTSAAEIQAEGKNNSFGRQPLAIRKDRDHIKDVGKVCDGVQEKFQRLPVSGETWDRKMKRKHSKGTVLAGSIDGEGEPKRVKYLKQAKESGLQSCDIGLSKSRRPRMKKSHNSKAIAHLGHPSTSSLPDIAGRSGDDCEELLFAANFASNASYTACSSSFWKKMEPNFAPVNLEVTDHLKQQFKTIEDDESRLSQMLCPQSDGPDGVVLTDNLFLQYPLEGERGRNILNQSDLKELSSMVDIVDQPHDGGFLSSQMDLEYKLPPLYQRVLTALITDDQTEETVGDENTSFLYERDDPSVGFYTDTVSCNGNATVTPEKMSMEDKLIMELQSVGIYPEPVPELADGGCEAIDQEITQLQKGSCQQLIKNKEGFMKLIQAVEDDRELGQRALEQVAMDKLVELAYKKKLATRGTIASKYGVSKASKPVALAFMKRTLARCRTFEETGKSCFLDPMFKDVLFATPALDNHTASTVDDMRPLGQNSRQDFAPPGSFPSREQNVLGNSNHPSNLDFARTGPILNGGKKGKVLPDDVGASAYMGGKKGEMLLDDVGASAYMGGKKGEMLLDDVGASDSLGGENGKGLLDDVGPSASLGGEKEKVLLDDVGASASLGGKKGKVLLDDVGANVSLGGKKGEVLLDDVGASASLGGKKGEVLLDDVGANVSLGGKKGEVLLDDVGANVSLGGKKGEVLLDGVGASASLGGKKRGVLLEGVGASASLGGKRGEVLLDVVGVDSSASLEGKKEMLLVSASLEGKKGEVLLEDVGASATLGNSFLGGTTRKRSKRGTNKDTSMRNYVKRGGRSSARNTRSERKAKAKAKPKTDRVSTAKGSLGKLVENTNYNLACGSDQLVSSGINNVGSVSHGYSTKDFAIETEDPLDLTNMPELDSIDVGADQDLGSWLNIDEDAIEEVGDAGGLDIPMDDLFTVL, via the exons ATGGCGACAAAGTCTAGATTTGATTCCAGCCCAGCTGTCAAGGGGGCTTTCTCAAATGAGCAGCGGGGAAATTTGACAAATGTCGATACGGATAGGTCTGCAAGCTTTCGTGATGGTAATGACAGGCAGATGTTTATTTCGGATACTAGTATGTTGCGGGGAAGTTCTACATCTTCACTATATTCAGATCCAGTTGCCCAGGATTTAAAGTTGGATCCAATAACCACAGGAGGTCCAAAGTATACTAGTTTAAATGACTTAAAACGGTTCCTGAGGATATCTTCTGGAAACACCGTTGAGGATTGTGCTTTTCGAACTGGTAATCCGAAGTCTCGCATTCCAGCGGATCCGGAGGAATTGAAACGATTCAAAGCACGCCTACAGGAGGCTTCTGCCAGGACTAG TTACGGATCAAAGAGGTTGGATGAATCTGTACACAAATTGAACAAATATTGGGAGGCCGTAAACTCAAAGAAACAATTTCAGAACGATGGGTTGCCAAATGAAAGGACGAGTGTGTCCCATTTATCTAACATGGGAATTCAGTCTCATCAGAGCATTACAGAGCTTGCAAATAAAAAACCAGAGGACGGGCCTAAGAAAATCATTCCAGACACCCAGGTCGGTACATCAGCTGCTGAGATACAG GCGGAAGGGAAAAACAATAGCTTTGGGAGACAGCCTTTGGCAATTCGAAAGGATAGAGACCACATTAAGGATGTTGGCAAGGTTTGTGATGGTGTTCAAGAGAAGTTTCAAAGGTTACCTGTAAGTGGAGAAACATGGGATAGAAAAATGAAAAGAAAACATTCCAAGGGCACCGTCTTAGCTGGATCCATTGACGGGGAAGGAGAGCCGAAAAGGGTTAAGTATCTAAAGCAAGCTAAAGAGTCTGGTCTGCAGTCTTGTGACATAGGTTTGAG TAAATCAAGGCGACCTCGCATGAAGAAGTCACACAATAGTAAAGCTATTGCTCATCTTGGGCATCCATCAACTAGTAGTTTACCGGATATTGCTG GTAGGTCAGGTGATGACTGTGAGGAACTATTATTTGCGGCCAACTTTGCTAGCAATGCCAGCT ATACTGCCTGTTCTAGTTCATTCTGGAAGAAAATGGAACCTAATTTTGCTCCTGTCAACTTGGAGGTCACAGACCACTTGAAGCAGCAG TTTAAAACAATAGAGGATGATGAAAGTCGTTTGTCTCAAATGCTTTGCCCTCAAAGTGATGGCCCG GATGGGGTTGTGCTTACGGACAACCTTTTTTTGCAATATCCACTTGAAGGAGAAAGAGGGAGAAACATTTTAAATCAATCTGATTTAAAAGAGCTATCTTCAATGGTTGACATAGTTGATCAACCTCACGATGGCGGCTTTCTGTCCAGTCAAATGGATTTAGAATACAAACTACCACCATTGTACCAAAGAGTATTGACAGCTTTGATCACTGATGATCAAACTGAAGAAACTGTTGGAGATGAAAACACATCTTTTCTGTATGAAAGAGATGACCCTTCTGTTGGATTCTACACTGACACAGTTTCCTGTAATGGGAATGCTACTGTTACACCTGAAAAAATGTCTATGGAGGATAAACTCATAATGGAGCTACAGAGTGTCGGCATATATCCAGAACCAGTG CCTGAGCTTGCTGATGGAGGTTGTGAAGCTATTGATCAAGAAATTACTCAATTGCAGAAGGGAAGCTGTCAGCAG CTCATCAAAAACAAAGAAGGATTTATGAAACTTATTCAAGCAGTAGAAGATGACAGGGAATTGGGACAGCG AGCCCTTGAGCAAGTTGCGATGGACAAACTTGTTGAGTTGGCTTATAAGAAGAAGCTG GCCACTCGGGGAACTATTGCATCAAAGTATGGAGTTTCTAAGGCCTCAAAGCCAGTTGCTTTGGCTTTCATGAAGAGGACTCTTGCTAGATGCCGGACATTTGAGGAAACTGGGAAAAGTTGCTTTCTGGATCCCATGTTTAAAGATGTCCTATTTGCAACTCCTGCTCTTGACAACCATACTGCTTCAACTGTTGATGATATGCGACCACTTGGTCAGAACTCTCGGCAAGATTTTGCACCACCAG GTTCATTTCCTTCCAGGGAGCAAAATGTCTTGGGAAATTCAAACCATCCATCCAACCTGGATTTTGCCAGGACTGGACCAATACTGAACGGAGGGAAGAAAGGTAAAGTGCTACCCGATGATGTTGGTGCTAGCGCTTATATGGGAGGGAAGAAAGGAGAAATGCTACTTGATGATGTTGGTGCTAGCGCTTATATGGGAGGGAAGAAAGGAGAAATGCTACTTGATGATGTTGGTGCTAGTGATTCTTTGGGAGGGGAAAATGGAAAAGGGCTACTTGATGATGTTGGTCCTAGTGCTTCTTTGGGAGGGGAGAAAGAAAAAGTGTTACTTGATGATGTTGGTGCTAGTGCTTCTTTGGGAGGGAAGAAAGGCAAAGTGCTACTTGACGATGTTGGTGCTAATGTTTCTTTGGGAGGGAAGAAAGGCGAAGTGCTACTTGATGATGTTGGTGCTAGTGCTTCTTTGGGAGGGAAGAAAGGCGAAGTGCTACTTGACGATGTTGGTGCTAATGTTTCTTTGGGAGGGAAGAAAGGCGAAGTGCTACTTGATGATGTTGGTGCTAATGTTTCTTTGGGAGGGAAGAAAGGAGAAGTGCTACTTGACGGTGTTGGTGCTAGTGCGTCTTTGGGAGGCAAGAAAAGAGGAGTGTTGCTTGAAGGTGTTGGGGCTAGTGCTTCTTTGGGAGGGAAGAGAGGAGAAGTGCTACTTGATGTTGTTGGTGTTGATTCTAGTGCTTCGTTGGAAGGGAAGAAAGAAATGCTACTTGTTAGTGCTTCTTTGGAAGGGAAGAAGGGAGAAGTCCTACTTGAGGACGTTGGTGCTAGTGCAACTCTTGGTAATTCGTTCTTGGGTGGAACAACGAGAAAGAGGAGTAAAAGAGGAACAAACAAGGACACTTCTATGAGAAATTATGTTAAAAGAGGCGGCCGTTCTTCTGCACGTAACACAAGGAGTGAGCGTAAAGCAAAAGCGAAGGCCAAACCGAAGACAGATCGAGTCTCTACTGCAAAAGGATCACTTGGCAAGTTGGTGGAGAACACCAACTATAATTTGGCTTGTGGCTCTGATCAACTGGTTTCCAGTGGTATCAATAATGTTGGCTCTGTATCTCATGGTTATAGTACTAAAGATTTTGCCATTGAAACTGAGGATCCCTTGGATTTAACAAACATGCCTGAACTGGACTCCATAGATGTTGGTGCAGATCAAGACCTGGGTTCTTGGTTAAACATTGATGAGGATGCCATAGAAGAGGTTGGTGATGCGGGGGGCCTAGACATACCGATGGACGATCTGTTCACGGTTCTGTGA
- the LOC127093227 gene encoding uncharacterized protein LOC127093227 isoform X2 has translation MATKSRFDSSPAVKGAFSNEQRGNLTNVDTDRSASFRDGNDRQMFISDTSMLRGSSTSSLYSDPVAQDLKLDPITTGGPKYTSLNDLKRFLRISSGNTVEDCAFRTGNPKSRIPADPEELKRFKARLQEASARTSYGSKRLDESVHKLNKYWEAVNSKKQFQNDGLPNERTSVSHLSNMGIQSHQSITELANKKPEDGPKKIIPDTQVGTSAAEIQAEGKNNSFGRQPLAIRKDRDHIKDVGKVCDGVQEKFQRLPVSGETWDRKMKRKHSKGTVLAGSIDGEGEPKRVKYLKQAKESGLQSCDIGLSKSRRPRMKKSHNSKAIAHLGHPSTSSLPDIAGRSGDDCEELLFAANFASNASYTACSSSFWKKMEPNFAPVNLEVTDHLKQQDGVVLTDNLFLQYPLEGERGRNILNQSDLKELSSMVDIVDQPHDGGFLSSQMDLEYKLPPLYQRVLTALITDDQTEETVGDENTSFLYERDDPSVGFYTDTVSCNGNATVTPEKMSMEDKLIMELQSVGIYPEPVPELADGGCEAIDQEITQLQKGSCQQLIKNKEGFMKLIQAVEDDRELGQRALEQVAMDKLVELAYKKKLATRGTIASKYGVSKASKPVALAFMKRTLARCRTFEETGKSCFLDPMFKDVLFATPALDNHTASTVDDMRPLGQNSRQDFAPPGSFPSREQNVLGNSNHPSNLDFARTGPILNGGKKGKVLPDDVGASAYMGGKKGEMLLDDVGASAYMGGKKGEMLLDDVGASDSLGGENGKGLLDDVGPSASLGGEKEKVLLDDVGASASLGGKKGKVLLDDVGANVSLGGKKGEVLLDDVGASASLGGKKGEVLLDDVGANVSLGGKKGEVLLDDVGANVSLGGKKGEVLLDGVGASASLGGKKRGVLLEGVGASASLGGKRGEVLLDVVGVDSSASLEGKKEMLLVSASLEGKKGEVLLEDVGASATLGNSFLGGTTRKRSKRGTNKDTSMRNYVKRGGRSSARNTRSERKAKAKAKPKTDRVSTAKGSLGKLVENTNYNLACGSDQLVSSGINNVGSVSHGYSTKDFAIETEDPLDLTNMPELDSIDVGADQDLGSWLNIDEDAIEEVGDAGGLDIPMDDLFTVL, from the exons ATGGCGACAAAGTCTAGATTTGATTCCAGCCCAGCTGTCAAGGGGGCTTTCTCAAATGAGCAGCGGGGAAATTTGACAAATGTCGATACGGATAGGTCTGCAAGCTTTCGTGATGGTAATGACAGGCAGATGTTTATTTCGGATACTAGTATGTTGCGGGGAAGTTCTACATCTTCACTATATTCAGATCCAGTTGCCCAGGATTTAAAGTTGGATCCAATAACCACAGGAGGTCCAAAGTATACTAGTTTAAATGACTTAAAACGGTTCCTGAGGATATCTTCTGGAAACACCGTTGAGGATTGTGCTTTTCGAACTGGTAATCCGAAGTCTCGCATTCCAGCGGATCCGGAGGAATTGAAACGATTCAAAGCACGCCTACAGGAGGCTTCTGCCAGGACTAG TTACGGATCAAAGAGGTTGGATGAATCTGTACACAAATTGAACAAATATTGGGAGGCCGTAAACTCAAAGAAACAATTTCAGAACGATGGGTTGCCAAATGAAAGGACGAGTGTGTCCCATTTATCTAACATGGGAATTCAGTCTCATCAGAGCATTACAGAGCTTGCAAATAAAAAACCAGAGGACGGGCCTAAGAAAATCATTCCAGACACCCAGGTCGGTACATCAGCTGCTGAGATACAG GCGGAAGGGAAAAACAATAGCTTTGGGAGACAGCCTTTGGCAATTCGAAAGGATAGAGACCACATTAAGGATGTTGGCAAGGTTTGTGATGGTGTTCAAGAGAAGTTTCAAAGGTTACCTGTAAGTGGAGAAACATGGGATAGAAAAATGAAAAGAAAACATTCCAAGGGCACCGTCTTAGCTGGATCCATTGACGGGGAAGGAGAGCCGAAAAGGGTTAAGTATCTAAAGCAAGCTAAAGAGTCTGGTCTGCAGTCTTGTGACATAGGTTTGAG TAAATCAAGGCGACCTCGCATGAAGAAGTCACACAATAGTAAAGCTATTGCTCATCTTGGGCATCCATCAACTAGTAGTTTACCGGATATTGCTG GTAGGTCAGGTGATGACTGTGAGGAACTATTATTTGCGGCCAACTTTGCTAGCAATGCCAGCT ATACTGCCTGTTCTAGTTCATTCTGGAAGAAAATGGAACCTAATTTTGCTCCTGTCAACTTGGAGGTCACAGACCACTTGAAGCAGCAG GATGGGGTTGTGCTTACGGACAACCTTTTTTTGCAATATCCACTTGAAGGAGAAAGAGGGAGAAACATTTTAAATCAATCTGATTTAAAAGAGCTATCTTCAATGGTTGACATAGTTGATCAACCTCACGATGGCGGCTTTCTGTCCAGTCAAATGGATTTAGAATACAAACTACCACCATTGTACCAAAGAGTATTGACAGCTTTGATCACTGATGATCAAACTGAAGAAACTGTTGGAGATGAAAACACATCTTTTCTGTATGAAAGAGATGACCCTTCTGTTGGATTCTACACTGACACAGTTTCCTGTAATGGGAATGCTACTGTTACACCTGAAAAAATGTCTATGGAGGATAAACTCATAATGGAGCTACAGAGTGTCGGCATATATCCAGAACCAGTG CCTGAGCTTGCTGATGGAGGTTGTGAAGCTATTGATCAAGAAATTACTCAATTGCAGAAGGGAAGCTGTCAGCAG CTCATCAAAAACAAAGAAGGATTTATGAAACTTATTCAAGCAGTAGAAGATGACAGGGAATTGGGACAGCG AGCCCTTGAGCAAGTTGCGATGGACAAACTTGTTGAGTTGGCTTATAAGAAGAAGCTG GCCACTCGGGGAACTATTGCATCAAAGTATGGAGTTTCTAAGGCCTCAAAGCCAGTTGCTTTGGCTTTCATGAAGAGGACTCTTGCTAGATGCCGGACATTTGAGGAAACTGGGAAAAGTTGCTTTCTGGATCCCATGTTTAAAGATGTCCTATTTGCAACTCCTGCTCTTGACAACCATACTGCTTCAACTGTTGATGATATGCGACCACTTGGTCAGAACTCTCGGCAAGATTTTGCACCACCAG GTTCATTTCCTTCCAGGGAGCAAAATGTCTTGGGAAATTCAAACCATCCATCCAACCTGGATTTTGCCAGGACTGGACCAATACTGAACGGAGGGAAGAAAGGTAAAGTGCTACCCGATGATGTTGGTGCTAGCGCTTATATGGGAGGGAAGAAAGGAGAAATGCTACTTGATGATGTTGGTGCTAGCGCTTATATGGGAGGGAAGAAAGGAGAAATGCTACTTGATGATGTTGGTGCTAGTGATTCTTTGGGAGGGGAAAATGGAAAAGGGCTACTTGATGATGTTGGTCCTAGTGCTTCTTTGGGAGGGGAGAAAGAAAAAGTGTTACTTGATGATGTTGGTGCTAGTGCTTCTTTGGGAGGGAAGAAAGGCAAAGTGCTACTTGACGATGTTGGTGCTAATGTTTCTTTGGGAGGGAAGAAAGGCGAAGTGCTACTTGATGATGTTGGTGCTAGTGCTTCTTTGGGAGGGAAGAAAGGCGAAGTGCTACTTGACGATGTTGGTGCTAATGTTTCTTTGGGAGGGAAGAAAGGCGAAGTGCTACTTGATGATGTTGGTGCTAATGTTTCTTTGGGAGGGAAGAAAGGAGAAGTGCTACTTGACGGTGTTGGTGCTAGTGCGTCTTTGGGAGGCAAGAAAAGAGGAGTGTTGCTTGAAGGTGTTGGGGCTAGTGCTTCTTTGGGAGGGAAGAGAGGAGAAGTGCTACTTGATGTTGTTGGTGTTGATTCTAGTGCTTCGTTGGAAGGGAAGAAAGAAATGCTACTTGTTAGTGCTTCTTTGGAAGGGAAGAAGGGAGAAGTCCTACTTGAGGACGTTGGTGCTAGTGCAACTCTTGGTAATTCGTTCTTGGGTGGAACAACGAGAAAGAGGAGTAAAAGAGGAACAAACAAGGACACTTCTATGAGAAATTATGTTAAAAGAGGCGGCCGTTCTTCTGCACGTAACACAAGGAGTGAGCGTAAAGCAAAAGCGAAGGCCAAACCGAAGACAGATCGAGTCTCTACTGCAAAAGGATCACTTGGCAAGTTGGTGGAGAACACCAACTATAATTTGGCTTGTGGCTCTGATCAACTGGTTTCCAGTGGTATCAATAATGTTGGCTCTGTATCTCATGGTTATAGTACTAAAGATTTTGCCATTGAAACTGAGGATCCCTTGGATTTAACAAACATGCCTGAACTGGACTCCATAGATGTTGGTGCAGATCAAGACCTGGGTTCTTGGTTAAACATTGATGAGGATGCCATAGAAGAGGTTGGTGATGCGGGGGGCCTAGACATACCGATGGACGATCTGTTCACGGTTCTGTGA